The following proteins are co-located in the Pseudomonas sp. ATCC 13867 genome:
- a CDS encoding CoA transferase subunit A: MAGLDKRVGSYEEALAGLTDDMTVLAGGFGICGIPENLIAHIRKLGVKGLTVVSNNCGIDGFGLGVLLEDRQIRKMIASYVGENALFEQQLLSGELEVELTPQGTLAEKLRAGGAGIPAFFTATGYGTPVADGKEVREFDGRHYVMERAITGDFAIVKGWKADHYGNVIYRHTAQNFNPIVATAGRITVVEVEEIVEPGELDPTQIHTPGIYVDRIIQGTFEKRIEKRTVRS; this comes from the coding sequence ATGGCAGGACTCGACAAGCGCGTAGGCAGTTACGAGGAAGCCCTCGCCGGGCTCACCGACGACATGACGGTACTGGCGGGCGGCTTCGGCATCTGCGGCATCCCGGAAAACCTCATTGCGCACATCCGCAAGCTGGGCGTGAAGGGCCTGACCGTGGTCTCCAACAACTGCGGCATCGACGGCTTCGGCCTCGGCGTGCTGCTGGAAGACCGGCAGATCCGCAAGATGATCGCGTCCTACGTCGGCGAGAACGCGCTGTTCGAGCAGCAGTTGCTGTCCGGTGAACTGGAGGTCGAACTGACCCCGCAGGGCACCCTGGCGGAAAAACTCCGCGCCGGCGGCGCCGGCATCCCGGCCTTCTTCACCGCCACCGGCTACGGCACCCCGGTCGCCGACGGCAAGGAAGTGCGCGAGTTCGACGGCCGTCACTACGTGATGGAGCGCGCCATCACCGGCGACTTCGCCATCGTCAAGGGCTGGAAGGCCGACCACTACGGCAACGTCATCTATCGCCACACCGCGCAGAACTTCAATCCGATCGTGGCCACCGCGGGCCGCATCACCGTCGTCGAGGTGGAGGAGATCGTCGAACCGGGCGAACTGGATCCGACCCAGATCCATACCCCTGGCATCTACGTCGACCGCATCATCCAGGGAACCTTCGAAAAGCGTATCGAGAAACGTACCGTTCGTTCCTGA
- a CDS encoding LysR family transcriptional regulator, whose translation MTVKQLRAFLAVAQTLSFAQACERLHLSQPALSLAIKSLEESLGGQLLVRTTRSVALTPEGETLLPLARRLLTDWDNAEELMHQHFTLQLGKVSIAAMPSFAGNLLPAVLRTFRDRHPKVNVAVHDVINEQVLEMVRNHRVELGIALEPDSLDGLSFTPFYTDRFIAVLPADSPLAGEATITWEQLLEDHFIALQRPSAVRLLLEDRLAARHGRLPVAFESHQLVTVGRMVAEGLGVSAVPRLCRQQMEELGARCVALDEPCIERRVGLFCLAEHKLSSAAQALSDVLVNGTDWAEMEQSL comes from the coding sequence ATGACAGTCAAGCAACTGCGCGCCTTCCTGGCCGTCGCCCAGACGCTCAGCTTCGCCCAGGCCTGCGAGCGCCTGCACCTGTCGCAGCCGGCGCTGAGCCTGGCGATCAAGAGCCTGGAGGAGTCCCTCGGCGGCCAGTTGCTGGTGCGCACCACCCGCAGCGTGGCGCTCACCCCCGAAGGCGAGACGCTGCTGCCGCTGGCCCGCCGCCTGCTGACGGACTGGGACAACGCCGAGGAGCTGATGCACCAGCACTTCACCCTGCAACTGGGCAAGGTTTCCATCGCCGCCATGCCCTCTTTCGCCGGCAACCTGCTGCCCGCCGTGCTGCGCACCTTCCGCGACCGCCACCCGAAGGTGAACGTCGCAGTGCACGACGTGATCAACGAGCAAGTGCTGGAGATGGTGCGCAACCACCGTGTCGAACTGGGCATCGCCCTGGAGCCGGACAGCCTGGACGGCCTGAGCTTCACGCCCTTCTACACCGACCGTTTCATCGCCGTACTGCCGGCGGATTCACCGTTGGCGGGCGAGGCGACAATCACCTGGGAGCAGTTGCTGGAGGACCACTTCATAGCCCTGCAACGCCCGTCGGCCGTGCGTCTGCTGCTGGAAGACCGGTTGGCGGCACGGCACGGCCGGTTGCCGGTGGCGTTCGAGAGCCACCAGTTGGTGACGGTCGGGCGGATGGTGGCCGAGGGCCTGGGCGTCAGCGCCGTGCCCCGTCTGTGCCGACAGCAGATGGAAGAACTGGGGGCACGCTGCGTGGCGCTCGACGAACCCTGCATCGAGCGGCGCGTGGGGCTGTTCTGCCTGGCGGAGCACAAGCTCTCCAGCGCCGCGCAGGCGCTGAGCGATGTGCTGGTGAACGGGACGGACTGGGCGGAGATGGAGCAATCACTGTAG
- a CDS encoding IclR family transcriptional regulator, whose translation MNEPQESAPTKGKKVQSAEVGTEILKALADLAPSTSLKRLGEYLEMPVAKVHRYLQALIASGFAEQDPATNHYGLGREALYVGLAAIRRLDVVKVASPVLAELRDNLGQTCFLAIWGSHGPTVVQVEPAQGMVTLVTQVGSVLPVHGSSTGLVFAAFRPGLEEGADQSVLESIRAEGLHSIHGLLMPGVNALSVPLFATGRELAGVITVVGSEASFAAEPQGESARQLLAAGREISLRMGGEV comes from the coding sequence ATGAACGAACCGCAAGAGTCCGCCCCGACGAAGGGCAAGAAGGTGCAGTCCGCCGAGGTCGGCACCGAAATCCTCAAGGCACTGGCGGACTTGGCGCCAAGCACTTCGCTCAAGCGCCTGGGCGAGTACCTGGAGATGCCGGTGGCCAAGGTTCATCGCTATCTGCAGGCGCTGATCGCCAGCGGCTTCGCCGAGCAGGACCCGGCCACCAACCATTACGGGTTGGGCCGCGAGGCGCTTTACGTGGGACTCGCGGCGATCCGTCGGCTGGATGTGGTGAAGGTCGCCAGTCCCGTGCTGGCCGAGCTGCGCGACAACCTCGGGCAGACCTGCTTCCTGGCCATCTGGGGCAGCCACGGGCCGACCGTGGTGCAGGTGGAGCCGGCGCAGGGGATGGTCACCTTGGTGACGCAGGTGGGTTCGGTGCTGCCGGTGCATGGATCGTCCACCGGGCTGGTGTTCGCGGCGTTCCGGCCGGGGCTGGAGGAGGGGGCGGATCAGTCAGTGCTGGAGAGCATTCGTGCCGAGGGGCTGCATTCGATCCACGGGCTGCTGATGCCGGGGGTGAATGCGCTGTCGGTGCCGTTGTTCGCCACTGGGCGGGAGCTGGCGGGGGTGATTACCGTGGTCGGATCAGAGGCCAGTTTTGCCGCCGAACCCCAGGGCGAGTCGGCGCGGCAGTTGCTGGCGGCGGGGCGGGAGATCAGTCTGCGGATGGGGGGAGAGGTCTGA
- the hmgA gene encoding homogentisate 1,2-dioxygenase yields MTSSRAPAYQSGFGNEFASEALPGALPAGQNSPQHVPYGLYAELLSGTAFTVARSEARRTWLYRIRPSAGHPRYERLERQITGTALGPVTPNRLRWNSFEMPVEPTDFIDGLLCMAANAEADATSGVSVYAYRANRSMSRAFFNADGELLIVPQAGRLRLFTELGVLEVEPLEIAVIPRGMRLRVELLDGSAAGYVAENHGAALRLPDLGPIGSNGLANPRDFLTPVARYEDVEGPVQLVQKFLGELWATQLDHSPLDVVAWHGNNVPYKYDLRRFNTLGTVSFDHPDPSIFTVLTSPSDTHGMANMDFVIFPPRWMVAESTFRPPWFHRNLMNEFMGLIQGVYDAKADGFVPGGASLHNCMSAHGPDNATTRQAIAADLKPHKIDHTMAFMFETCRVLRPSRFALDCPQLQRDYDACWSGMQKTFDPSPEQ; encoded by the coding sequence ATGACCTCCTCCCGCGCCCCGGCCTACCAATCCGGATTCGGCAACGAATTTGCCAGCGAGGCGCTGCCAGGCGCCCTGCCCGCCGGGCAGAACTCACCGCAGCACGTTCCCTACGGCCTGTACGCCGAACTGCTCTCCGGCACCGCCTTCACCGTTGCGCGCAGCGAGGCCCGGCGCACCTGGCTGTACCGCATCCGCCCGTCCGCCGGGCACCCGCGCTACGAACGCCTGGAGCGGCAGATCACCGGCACCGCCCTGGGCCCGGTCACGCCCAACCGCCTGCGCTGGAACAGTTTCGAGATGCCGGTGGAGCCTACCGACTTCATCGACGGCCTGCTATGCATGGCCGCCAACGCCGAGGCCGACGCCACCAGCGGCGTCAGCGTCTACGCCTACCGCGCGAACCGTTCCATGAGCCGTGCCTTCTTCAACGCCGATGGCGAACTGCTGATCGTCCCGCAAGCCGGTCGTCTGCGCCTGTTCACCGAACTGGGCGTGCTGGAAGTCGAACCGCTGGAGATCGCCGTGATCCCGCGCGGCATGCGCTTGCGTGTGGAGTTGCTGGACGGCTCCGCCGCCGGCTACGTCGCCGAGAACCACGGCGCCGCCCTGCGCCTGCCCGACCTCGGCCCCATCGGCAGCAACGGCCTGGCCAACCCGCGCGACTTCCTCACCCCGGTGGCTCGCTACGAGGACGTGGAAGGCCCGGTGCAACTGGTGCAGAAATTCCTCGGCGAACTCTGGGCCACCCAGCTCGACCACTCGCCGCTGGATGTGGTCGCCTGGCACGGCAACAACGTGCCCTACAAGTACGACCTGCGCCGCTTCAACACCCTCGGCACGGTGAGCTTCGACCACCCCGACCCGTCCATCTTCACCGTGCTCACCTCGCCCAGCGACACCCACGGCATGGCCAACATGGACTTCGTGATCTTCCCGCCGCGCTGGATGGTGGCCGAGAGCACCTTCCGTCCGCCGTGGTTCCACCGAAACCTGATGAATGAGTTCATGGGCCTGATCCAGGGTGTGTACGACGCCAAGGCCGACGGCTTCGTCCCCGGCGGCGCCTCGCTGCACAACTGCATGAGCGCCCACGGCCCGGACAACGCCACCACCCGGCAGGCGATCGCCGCCGACCTGAAACCGCACAAGATCGATCACACCATGGCCTTCATGTTCGAGACCTGTCGCGTGCTGCGCCCCAGCCGCTTCGCTCTCGATTGTCCGCAACTGCAGCGCGACTACGACGCCTGCTGGAGCGGCATGCAGAAGACCTTCGACCCTTCCCCGGAGCAATGA
- the fahA gene encoding fumarylacetoacetase, which yields MSASHTAQSWIESANGHPDFPLQNLPFGVFSPPGDSARGGVAIGDYIFDLKTACEAGLFHGAAHQAALAASGDSLNAFFAAGATARRTLRDALIALLSEGCGEQKRMESLGARLLKPQAACRLHLPAKVGDYTDFYVGIHHAQNVGKLFRPDNPLLPNYKYVPIGYHGRASTIVPSGTEVRRPNGQTLPAGVDVPVFGPCARMDLELELGIWIGQGNEQGKAIPIAGAAGHIAGFCLLNDWSARDVQAWEYQPLGPFLSKSFATTISPWVVTAEALEPFRTAQPARPEGDPQPLPYLFDEADQQHGALDIELEVLLLTPRMRHEHQAAERIALSNTLNMYWTVAQMVAHHSVNGCRLQPGDLFGSGTLSGETPDSFGSLLELTTGGKQPVVLSNGEERRFLEDGDEIILRARCRRDGYPSIGFGECRGRILPAH from the coding sequence ATGAGCGCATCCCACACCGCGCAAAGCTGGATCGAGTCGGCCAACGGCCACCCGGACTTCCCCCTGCAGAACCTGCCTTTTGGCGTCTTCAGCCCGCCGGGCGATTCGGCGCGCGGCGGCGTCGCCATCGGCGACTACATCTTCGACCTGAAGACCGCCTGCGAAGCCGGCCTCTTCCACGGTGCGGCGCACCAGGCCGCGCTGGCTGCCAGCGGCGACAGCCTCAACGCCTTCTTCGCCGCCGGCGCCACCGCCCGTCGCACCCTGCGCGATGCGCTCATTGCCCTGCTCAGTGAAGGCTGCGGCGAGCAGAAGCGCATGGAAAGCCTGGGCGCCCGCCTGCTCAAGCCCCAGGCCGCGTGCCGCCTGCACCTGCCGGCCAAGGTGGGCGACTACACCGACTTCTACGTTGGTATCCACCACGCGCAGAACGTCGGCAAGCTGTTCCGCCCGGACAACCCGCTGCTGCCCAACTACAAGTACGTGCCCATCGGCTACCACGGCCGCGCCTCCACCATCGTGCCCTCCGGCACCGAAGTGCGCCGTCCCAACGGCCAGACCCTGCCCGCCGGGGTCGACGTGCCGGTGTTCGGCCCCTGCGCGCGCATGGACCTGGAGCTGGAGCTGGGCATCTGGATCGGCCAGGGCAACGAACAGGGCAAGGCCATCCCGATTGCCGGCGCCGCCGGGCATATCGCCGGCTTCTGCCTGCTCAACGACTGGTCCGCGCGCGACGTGCAGGCCTGGGAATACCAGCCGCTAGGCCCCTTCCTGTCGAAGAGCTTCGCCACCACCATCTCGCCCTGGGTAGTCACAGCCGAAGCGCTGGAACCCTTCCGCACCGCCCAGCCGGCCCGCCCGGAAGGCGACCCGCAGCCGCTGCCGTACCTCTTTGACGAGGCCGACCAGCAGCACGGCGCGCTGGACATCGAACTGGAAGTGCTGCTGCTCACCCCGCGCATGCGTCACGAGCACCAGGCCGCGGAACGCATCGCCCTGAGCAACACGCTGAACATGTACTGGACCGTGGCGCAGATGGTCGCCCACCACAGCGTCAACGGCTGCCGCCTGCAACCGGGCGACCTGTTCGGCTCCGGCACCCTCTCCGGCGAAACCCCGGACAGCTTCGGCAGCCTGCTGGAACTGACCACCGGCGGCAAACAGCCGGTGGTGCTGAGCAACGGCGAGGAACGCCGCTTCCTCGAAGACGGCGACGAAATCATCCTGCGCGCCCGCTGCCGCCGCGATGGCTACCCGTCGATAGGCTTCGGCGAATGCCGTGGGCGGATTCTGCCGGCACATTGA
- a CDS encoding LacI family DNA-binding transcriptional regulator, whose product MTAPKNNKSNDKNSRTTGKPTLNDVAHRAGVSPITASRALRGVSTVAEALAEKVRQAAAELGYVANPAARALASKQSHNIVVLVPSLANQLFIETLEAIHSVMHPRGLEVLIGNYHYSRDEEENLLRNYLAYQPRGLLLTGFDRTESARRMIEASGVPAVYMMDLDPGAGLHCVGFSQIRAGEAAAKHLLASGRKRLAYIGAQLDQRTLLRGEGFRRALQQAGCYDPALEVLTPRPSSVGLGGELFRQLLASQPQVEGVFFGNDDLAQGALLDAARHGIRIPEQVAVLGFNDLPSSEFMVPRLSSIRTPRKAIGTHAAERLLDLINDKAVSEPVMDLGFELMVRESS is encoded by the coding sequence ATGACCGCTCCCAAAAATAACAAAAGTAACGACAAGAATTCGCGCACCACTGGCAAACCTACCCTCAACGATGTCGCGCACCGGGCTGGCGTAAGCCCGATCACCGCCTCGCGCGCCCTGCGTGGGGTTAGCACGGTGGCCGAGGCGCTGGCGGAAAAGGTCCGTCAGGCCGCCGCCGAGCTGGGCTACGTGGCCAACCCCGCCGCCCGCGCGCTGGCCTCCAAGCAGAGCCACAACATCGTGGTGCTGGTGCCGTCGCTGGCCAACCAGTTGTTCATCGAGACGCTCGAAGCCATCCATTCGGTGATGCACCCGCGCGGCCTGGAAGTGCTGATCGGCAACTACCACTACTCCCGCGATGAAGAAGAGAACCTGCTGCGCAACTACCTCGCGTACCAGCCGCGCGGCCTGCTGCTGACCGGCTTCGACCGCACCGAGAGTGCGCGGCGGATGATCGAGGCCAGCGGCGTGCCGGCGGTCTACATGATGGACCTGGACCCCGGCGCGGGGCTGCATTGCGTGGGCTTCTCGCAGATTCGCGCGGGGGAGGCCGCGGCGAAGCATCTGCTTGCCAGTGGGCGCAAGCGGCTCGCGTATATCGGCGCGCAGCTCGATCAGCGCACCTTGCTACGCGGGGAGGGATTCCGTAGGGCATTGCAGCAGGCGGGGTGCTACGACCCTGCGCTGGAAGTGCTGACGCCGCGTCCGTCGTCTGTCGGACTGGGCGGCGAGCTGTTCCGCCAGTTGCTGGCCAGCCAGCCGCAGGTGGAAGGTGTTTTCTTCGGTAACGACGACCTGGCTCAGGGGGCGTTGCTGGACGCTGCACGCCATGGCATCCGGATTCCGGAACAGGTGGCAGTGCTGGGCTTCAACGACCTGCCCAGTTCGGAGTTCATGGTGCCGCGCCTGTCGAGCATCCGAACGCCGCGCAAGGCCATCGGGACCCATGCGGCGGAGCGCCTGTTGGACCTGATCAACGACAAGGCGGTGAGTGAGCCGGTGATGGACCTGGGGTTCGAGTTGATGGTGCGGGAAAGCAGCTGA
- a CDS encoding gluconokinase, with protein MLPAIDAVLIMGVAGCGKSSVSEALCLRSGAFAIEGDSFHPEANIQKMSAGIPLTDEDRAGWLDTLAAQLQKAIAAGQRPVLTCSALKLIYRERLRRAVPGLGVVFLELTPETAAQRVATRPGHFMPASLIDSQFAALEVPTSEPLTLRLDATRPLDELAEAAHLWWRQHIND; from the coding sequence ATGCTCCCCGCCATCGATGCCGTACTCATCATGGGTGTCGCCGGATGCGGCAAGTCCAGCGTCAGCGAGGCCCTGTGCCTGCGCAGCGGCGCGTTCGCCATCGAAGGCGACTCCTTCCACCCCGAAGCCAACATCCAGAAGATGAGCGCCGGCATCCCGCTGACCGACGAGGACCGCGCCGGCTGGCTCGACACCCTCGCCGCGCAGTTGCAGAAAGCCATCGCCGCCGGCCAGCGCCCCGTGCTCACCTGCTCCGCGCTCAAGCTCATCTACCGCGAACGCCTGCGCCGCGCCGTGCCCGGCCTGGGCGTGGTGTTCCTGGAGCTCACCCCGGAAACCGCCGCCCAGCGCGTCGCCACTCGCCCCGGCCACTTCATGCCGGCCAGCCTGATCGACAGCCAGTTCGCCGCCCTCGAAGTGCCGACCAGCGAACCGCTGACCCTGCGCCTGGACGCCACCCGCCCTCTCGACGAACTGGCGGAAGCCGCACATCTCTGGTGGCGACAGCACATCAACGACTGA
- a CDS encoding GntP family permease, whose amino-acid sequence MLGMSHDTYLLLDAVVTIIGLILLITRLKIHPFIALIIAAGFLGLTSGMPVATIVKSFQDGFGSVLGFVGIILALGTMLGKMMAESGGADQIARTLIQAFGKQRVHWAMMFAAFLVGIPLFFEIGFILLVPLVFIVARRSGVSLIKIGIPLLAGLSAVHGLVPPHPGPLLAIGVFGADIGKTIFYGLLVALPTAAIAGPIFGKFIAQYIPGQPSEELVAQIAHEPDTSDLPSFGVTLLTVLLPVFLMLLKTFADVMLADGHVVRAWLDMIGHPITALLLALLLSLYTFGHARGFDSKKILKLLDQSLAPTAAIVMIIGAGGGFKQMLVASGVGDVIGHMAVQAQISPILLAWLVAAVIRIATGSATVATITGAGIVVPVIDLIPGVNRELLVLATGAGSLILSHVNDAGFWLVKQYFNMSVMETFKTWTAMETILSVVGLGFILLLSLFV is encoded by the coding sequence ATGCTCGGCATGTCCCACGACACCTATCTGCTGCTGGATGCGGTGGTCACCATCATCGGCCTGATCCTGCTGATCACGCGCCTGAAGATTCACCCCTTCATTGCCCTGATCATCGCCGCCGGCTTCCTCGGCCTGACCTCCGGCATGCCCGTGGCGACCATCGTCAAGTCCTTCCAGGACGGCTTCGGCAGCGTGCTCGGCTTCGTCGGCATCATCCTCGCCCTGGGCACCATGCTCGGGAAGATGATGGCCGAGTCCGGCGGCGCCGATCAGATCGCCCGTACCCTGATCCAGGCCTTCGGCAAGCAGCGCGTGCACTGGGCGATGATGTTCGCCGCGTTCCTGGTCGGCATCCCGCTGTTCTTCGAGATCGGCTTCATCCTGCTGGTGCCGCTGGTGTTCATCGTCGCCCGCCGCAGCGGCGTGTCGCTGATCAAGATCGGCATCCCGCTGCTCGCCGGCCTCTCCGCCGTACACGGCCTGGTGCCGCCGCACCCGGGCCCGTTGCTGGCCATCGGCGTGTTCGGCGCGGACATCGGCAAGACCATCTTCTACGGCCTGCTGGTCGCCCTGCCCACCGCCGCCATCGCCGGCCCGATCTTCGGCAAGTTCATCGCCCAGTACATTCCCGGTCAGCCGTCCGAGGAACTGGTGGCGCAGATCGCCCACGAACCGGACACCAGCGACCTGCCCAGCTTCGGCGTCACCCTGCTCACCGTGCTGCTGCCGGTGTTCCTGATGCTGCTCAAGACCTTCGCCGACGTCATGCTCGCCGACGGCCACGTCGTCCGCGCCTGGCTGGACATGATCGGCCACCCGATCACCGCCCTGCTCCTGGCCCTGCTGCTGTCGCTCTACACCTTCGGCCACGCCCGCGGTTTCGACTCGAAGAAGATCCTCAAGCTGCTCGACCAGAGCCTCGCGCCCACCGCCGCCATCGTGATGATCATCGGCGCCGGCGGCGGCTTCAAACAGATGCTGGTGGCCAGCGGCGTGGGCGACGTGATCGGCCACATGGCGGTGCAGGCGCAGATATCGCCGATCCTCCTGGCTTGGCTGGTGGCCGCGGTGATCCGCATCGCCACCGGTTCCGCCACCGTCGCCACCATCACCGGCGCCGGCATCGTGGTGCCGGTCATCGACCTGATCCCCGGCGTCAACCGCGAACTGCTGGTGCTGGCCACCGGCGCCGGCTCGCTGATCCTCTCCCACGTCAACGACGCCGGCTTCTGGCTGGTGAAGCAGTACTTCAACATGAGCGTGATGGAGACCTTCAAGACCTGGACGGCGATGGAAACCATCCTCTCGGTGGTCGGCCTGGGCTTCATCCTGCTGCTGTCGCTGTTCGTCTGA
- a CDS encoding NADP-dependent glyceraldehyde-3-phosphate dehydrogenase, producing the protein MPDNNKLDRLFPCLADIPEAWRPDAPVEQREYLVNGELRRWEGPLAPVRSPIFLATEQGDEQVILGSTPLLDADAALAALDAAVAAYDNGQGQWPNLRVAERIAHVERFLARMREQRSAVVKLLMWEIGKNLKDSEKEFDRTCDYIVDTIEALKALDRRSSRFELEQGTLGQIRRVPLGVALCMGPYNYPLNETFTTLIPALIMGNTVVFKPAKFGVLLIRPLLEAFRDSFPPGVINVIYGRGRETVSALMASGKVDVFAFIGTHSGAADLKKLHPRPHRLRAALGLDAKNPGIVLPSVDLDNAVSEAITGALSFNGQRCTALKILFVHEDVLPAFLDKFSTKLAELKPGMPWEPGVALTPLPEPGKVDFLNTLLQDALAKGAQVINSGGGESRESFFYPALLSPVSPDMRLYHEEQFGPLVPVVPYRELDEVIDYVLQSDYGQQLSLFGDDPAQIGPLVDAFVNQVGRININAQCQRGPDSYPFNGRKNSAEGTLSVHDALRTFSIRTLVATRFTESNKNLISQIIRDRDSSFLTTDYIF; encoded by the coding sequence ATGCCTGACAACAACAAACTCGACCGCCTCTTCCCCTGCCTTGCCGACATCCCCGAGGCCTGGCGCCCCGACGCCCCCGTCGAGCAGCGCGAATACCTGGTAAACGGCGAACTACGCCGCTGGGAAGGCCCGCTGGCCCCGGTGCGCAGCCCGATCTTCCTCGCCACCGAACAGGGCGACGAACAGGTCATCCTCGGCAGCACCCCGCTGCTCGATGCCGACGCCGCCCTCGCCGCGCTGGACGCCGCCGTGGCCGCCTACGACAACGGCCAGGGCCAATGGCCCAACCTGCGCGTGGCCGAGCGCATCGCCCACGTCGAACGCTTCCTCGCCCGCATGCGCGAACAGCGCAGCGCCGTGGTCAAGCTGCTGATGTGGGAGATCGGCAAGAACCTCAAGGATTCGGAGAAGGAGTTCGACCGCACCTGCGACTACATCGTCGATACCATCGAGGCGCTCAAGGCGCTGGACCGCCGCTCCAGCCGCTTCGAACTGGAACAGGGCACCCTCGGGCAGATCCGCCGCGTGCCGCTGGGCGTGGCGCTGTGCATGGGCCCGTACAACTACCCGCTGAACGAAACCTTCACCACGCTGATCCCGGCGCTGATCATGGGCAATACCGTGGTCTTCAAGCCCGCCAAGTTCGGCGTGCTGCTGATCCGCCCGTTGCTCGAAGCCTTCCGCGACAGCTTCCCGCCGGGCGTCATCAACGTCATCTACGGGCGCGGCCGCGAGACCGTCAGCGCGCTCATGGCCAGCGGCAAGGTCGACGTCTTCGCCTTCATCGGCACCCACTCCGGCGCCGCCGACCTGAAGAAGCTCCACCCGCGCCCGCACCGCCTGCGCGCCGCCCTCGGCCTGGACGCCAAGAACCCCGGCATCGTCCTGCCCAGCGTCGACCTCGACAACGCCGTCAGCGAAGCCATCACCGGCGCCCTCTCCTTCAACGGCCAGCGCTGCACCGCGCTGAAGATCCTCTTCGTCCACGAAGACGTGCTGCCCGCCTTCCTCGACAAGTTCAGCACCAAGCTCGCCGAACTCAAACCCGGCATGCCCTGGGAGCCGGGCGTGGCGCTGACACCGCTGCCCGAGCCGGGCAAGGTCGACTTCCTCAATACCTTGCTGCAGGACGCGCTGGCCAAGGGCGCCCAGGTCATCAACTCCGGCGGTGGCGAAAGCCGCGAAAGCTTCTTCTACCCGGCGCTGCTCAGCCCGGTGAGCCCGGACATGCGCCTCTACCACGAAGAACAGTTCGGCCCGCTGGTGCCCGTGGTGCCCTACCGCGAGCTGGATGAAGTGATCGACTACGTGCTGCAGTCCGACTACGGCCAGCAGCTCAGCCTGTTCGGCGACGACCCGGCGCAGATCGGCCCGCTGGTGGACGCCTTCGTCAACCAGGTCGGCCGCATCAACATCAACGCCCAGTGCCAGCGCGGCCCGGACAGCTACCCCTTCAACGGCCGTAAGAACTCCGCCGAAGGCACCCTCTCCGTGCATGACGCCTTGCGCACCTTCTCCATCCGCACCCTGGTCGCCACCCGCTTCACCGAGTCGAACAAAAACCTGATCAGCCAGATCATCCGCGACCGCGACTCCAGCTTCCTGACCACGGACTACATCTTCTAG